ATTTGCCACGTCCGTCTCCAGAACGGTTTGTGAGGACGGGCTCGGAGCAGGACAGGCTGCCTGACTGCTCATACACCAGCCACACGTACCTGTGGAGACCTGAAGGGGGGGCGAAGAGAGTAAATACTGCATTACAGTGCTGCTGGAACAGTCTGTTAAAAGTATCAATTATTGATTGCAGGCTTAAAGATATTGCCAAACTTAAAAGCAGGTGTTAAATATCTTACAGAAGATTAAATGTAACCGATACATATTTACAGAGCAGTTACCAGCATCACTCTCATACCTGTGCCTTTGGGAGGACCAGAGCCCACGTAGTCGGACAAGACGCAGCCGGATGACACATCATTTCCTTTCATGTTGACCACCAGAAAGTGATGCCACTCCctttagttttttaaagaaatctagTTAATTATGATTAAATCATTGATCTTATGTCATAGACTTGACTTCTGTCATTACAGAGTTTAAATCTTAGACTAGTAAACACACTGATCACTCATTAAAACTATATTCTTGACATATTTAAAGCCAGGTAATATTCCAGACAACATATAAGCAGGTACTtgaacgcagcagcagcagcagcagtgctgctcTACTCGCCTGAATTTGGGGTCCTTCCTGCTGGGAGCATCGGGGTCGGTCAGGGCCAAAGTGTACAACTTACTGGAGTCACATCCTTCCCACTCGATGCATGTGGGTCGGTTCTGCACCTGTCGGTGaacacaggtaaaaaaaaataaaaatataaccgAGCTTTGGCGTCCATTAGGGGGCGCTATTCGCTTTACTGTGCACATCTGCAGACACGCTTGTAAGCATTATGTAACCTAATCCATTGTTGccaaacattcacaaacacgCCCAGAATCTAATaatcaactaaaaaaaaagcagcgtGTGTTGCATGAAACACGTGTTAGAGACAGCACTCATGAACGACGCAAAGGTAGCTGAGCGTGTTCGCCATTAGTTAGCTGACTAACCTGGGTTGGTGTGAGCACTTTCCCGAGCTCGTCGATCTCCACAGATCCGTATTTAACAGTCAGAGGCTTTGAAGGCTGTTCCTCGACCTCAGGCAGGGTAAGAGGCCCGGTCCACTGGCTCAGATCTGCGGGCATTTTCACTTGTGTCTGACTGAAGCGCAAAATGCTGCTCACTTAAAAACTGCTGAAAGTGATGCGTTCAAGGACCATGAAGAAAATACAGCGACTGAGGCTTCACTAACAATTTGACTGTTTTGAATCGAAGATATCTTTATGTCACTATTTGAAATCAGCCTTAAACGAACTAGAGTATATGTTAATCATATTTTGTAAGTTAATTCTCTGCTGCTAATAAATAACACCCGctagttttgatttttaagTCCCATTATGGAGTTTGCGGCACGTCGTGACCATAGTGGTGATATATTAGTAATCATATATCCTTATATGCCTTCTTAATTATAAGCCTAAATCAAATGGAAGGTAAATGAACCCactgatgtttattttgtggtACAGTGTggtaaattgtgttttttccacGACTACACTTGAACGCCACAAACAGCACCAGCTGCATGCGGCCGCCAGAGGGCGCTGTCGCCTCACTGTCACGGGGATTGTGGTTTGCTAAAACGTCTGTCAATCACATCACCCGTCCTGAGCTGCTCCCTCCTCCAGCCCACATGCTCCATTAAcacactttctgtttccagacGTCCCATTTTTAGCAACTGGGGTCTGGCTGATGTTTTACATGTCTTATTAAGATTCCTCTATTGTTGTTTATAGCAACCAGGTGCAGTGAATGAATGATGGCACTAAATGATGATGGTTTGAATTTGCATGCCACAGtcttcaaaacacacatgcaaacgtAAAACAGAGATTTTCTCACATCACTTCACTCTATGTGAATGCTGCAATAATGTGGCTATAATTTTAGCTTCATGATATAATTCGGgcctgaaataataatattcagcAGTGGAATGTAACTTTTAcacaagtactgtacttaattACACATTTTAGGAAGCCTACTTGTACTTGTATTTAAGTTTTACATCTCAGAGGCAGATATTACACCAGttatttttcacattacaaTTTTACATAACCCATCCTGTCCAGTGAAAAGGTTTGGGGTCATGCATATCCACATTTGGTGATTTATAACATTTTTCTGATAAGCTAGAAGGTTACATGTTCCTTTATGGGTTGATCAAATCCAAATAATCTATTGAAAACCCCTCTTTGATTAAATGGAAAATGTATCATCGCAATAAACAGGCTGTTTTtcttaatgaaatgtttttagagGTGGGTCTCACAGGACAGCGACTCtacaaacatattttgatgCTATCGAATATGATGCATTTCTGTAGATTAAACTATCCAACAGTAAAATCAACCTCAACAGCAGTACAGTACAACATACATATTAATGTAGCAGTGATATTAATCCaaaaaacataagaaaatatcccaaaatccaaaacatatattttatattttcatattttgtaaatagagacTCCCACAAAGTGGACCTAgtaatgcaggacttttacttatAGCATTAGTATCAGCTGATGAGCTGAGGTCAAGCAAAAGCAAGactaaataaagatttaagaACACTGTAAGAGCAATAGCCATTAAAAAAACGTgaataaataagacaaaaataatagaaatagtaataaaacaacaataaaaaataagaattattattatttagcatcttgtaataaataagaaaaatagtGTAACTGTACCTTTAACAAGGTGAAATCAGGGTGTGGTTTCTTGGTGCCAAAGTTTCCGGATCAGCATGCTTGAGTAAATAAAGcacaagaaagacagagacagagggacacATCATGTCAGACCGGTCACCTCAGTTGacattgtgtgtctgctgtggttTATAATGGGCAGACTGGGGTCCTGTGTGTCACCGCGTGCTACAGACAGGCTCTCACAGGTGCACTAGTCAGACAGGTTCGGACTGGAAACCTTTTGTTCACTTCTTTTGAAGGGTGATGTAGCCAATTGGAAAGTTATCATGAAGATAGTCGCAACTGTAGCGCTTCTACAACTGTGTTTATCTGCGACAGGTGAGTTTTTTTAACTGATGGCTGACAGCCAGGTAACACAGGTGTGTATGAAAACTCTCCTCAcgctgctttcttttttcttttttctccctcctcttgtcgCAGCGGAGGTTTCGGGTAATGGCTCCACCGAAACGGTGTTGACAGCCGCGTTGGGCGACGTTGTTCTACTTCCGTGTTACGACGTCGGTACTGCAACGCCGACTTTAACGACATGGATGAAAGATGGACGAGAAGTCATACGAGGTGGTGGCACTTCACCGAGTCCTTCACCTGCCGGTCAGCGGCTCGCAGTCCTACCCAATGGGAGTCTGAACATCAACGGGGCGACACCTGGAGATGAGGGCATCTACCTGTGCAACTCCACCATAGGCAACATCAGCTATGTGGCACGTGTCGTGCTTCAAGTAGTCAGTGAGTAAACACATGCATGCCCTGTTATGAGTCTAGTATTTATATTGAAGCAGCATTTCTAGTAGACACAAACTGGTTCTTCCACATATCAGGGCAAGGCCTTACATGCAGTGCTGTGATCAGGCCACTTACTTgaataacacactgtaaaaagacTCCATTACAAAGTCCTGCATGTCAAAGTATgtaagtataaaaaaaacaaaaacattctccattaattcattcatgtttgctTTCGGGTGTCACGGTtacagagtttgttttgttgattatgaaaaagaaaatcatcaaaacTGGAGTTGAAAAAATAGTTGCTagtttgtttcctgttcatCGATGAAGACACTGATCATCACAGGTGTATCGTACTCACTGTTGGGTATTTCAATTTTAgaacaaaacatcatattttatagggTTTGTTTGCAGAAAGCTTCATTTGTAAAGTAGTTCAGTGAAAAGTAcattatttctctctgaaacgcagtagaagtagaaagtggcatgaaaagaaaagactaaagtacaagtacctcaaatttgtGCTTCACTACAATGCTTACATGTTTATAGTTATATTCCACCACTGGATGAATGATACTGTGctggacaaaaacagaaataaagaagcCCTCCGAGTAGGATGCAACTGACATCTAGTGATTTAATGTGTcatgctttttaaataaatcattaagtTTAGAGACAATTTGCCAACTGATTtgaaagaaatgacagaaaagcaAAGGAGTTTTCaagaaatcatttatttagttttcttatcaaaaatgtcaaacatcttctgctgattttcttttatgtaaTAGTAAACTGAGCATCCGTTCACATGTTCACCTTGAGCTTTAGTGAAATATGTCCCTACCCACAGTTTTATAGATCAAACTTTAAAGTAATAATTAATCCAGAATGGAAATAATTGATGTTTGAAtgcttttaaaggtccaatatGTAAGTTTAAGGAATGTAAGATAGAAATGGTAAATATTATGTATAGCTgtgtttcattagtgtataatcatctgaaaatgagaATCGTTATGCTTTagttacctttttaaaa
This genomic stretch from Larimichthys crocea isolate SSNF chromosome III, L_crocea_2.0, whole genome shotgun sequence harbors:
- the pebp1 gene encoding phosphatidylethanolamine-binding protein 1, whose product is MPADLSQWTGPLTLPEVEEQPSKPLTVKYGSVEIDELGKVLTPTQVQNRPTCIEWEGCDSSKLYTLALTDPDAPSRKDPKFREWHHFLVVNMKGNDVSSGCVLSDYVGSGPPKGTGLHRYVWLVYEQSGSLSCSEPVLTNRSGDGRGKFKIQSFRKKYNLGAPVAGTCYQAEWDDYVPKLYEQLAGK